Within Sorangiineae bacterium MSr11367, the genomic segment ACGTCTTCGGAGGTGGGCTCCAGGCCCTCCGTCGCCTTCAGCGCTTCGTCGAATCGCCCGCTCAAAAGCGCGACCCGCGCGGCAAGCACGCGCGCCGGCGGATAGACGGCGGAGAACGAGACGGCCACCAGCGCGGCCTTTCGCGCGAGCTGCTCGTCCCCGAGCGAGATGCCCAACTCGCCGAGCCATACCGCGATGCCCGGTGCATCGACGACGGCGAGGCCCTTTTCAATTTCCGCTTTGGCGTCCGCTGGCACGTGCTTGTCGATGGCGAGGATCGCCTTGACGGCGTGCGGTACGACCCGAAGCGGCAAAGGCAGCTCCAAGGCGCGCTCGATGACCTCGTTCACCTCGGGCGGCTTGTCTTTGCGCGCAGGATCGCGCGCCCACGCCAGCGCGATGAGCGCCGCTCCCTCCGCGCGGTCCGGGTACTTCGCGCGGAAGGCCTTGGCCTGTTCCGAGGCCTTCGCGGATTCGCCCGCGAGGGCGAGATGACGCACGTGCAGCACCTTGGCGAGGAGCCATTCCGGATCGAGATGCGTCGCGGCGAGGTAGCGCTCGACGGCACGCGCATCCCCCGCGCGCTCGAGGGTCGCGCCGGCAAAAAGCTGGTAGTGTGCATCCTTTTCCGCGGGACCATCGAAGCGCGGCAGCAGGGCCGCGGCACCGCTGGTGTCGCTCTGGAAAAGGAACGATGCGACTTGCGCGAACGCATAGTCGCGTTCGGGAATTTGCAACTCGCGTGCACGTGCAATGGCATCTTCGAAGGCGATGTCCCGCCCGCCATTGAGCAGCCCGAGGAGGGCGCGCTCGCGCAGCCAATCGACGGCGGCGCGCGGCGAGCGCGATTCCAAGTCGAATACCTGGCCAAACGCCTTTTCGGTTTCGGGCAGCAAGGAGGCCTTGCTGGCGCGCAGATCGTCTTCGATCTTCGACAGCATGCGCTCGGCGGTTTGGTGCGCGGCCGCGCGCTTCTCGTTCACGTGGCGGAAGGTTCCATAGACGCCGCCGCCAAAGGCCAGCATCATCGTCACGAGAAAGAGCGCGCTCTTCCAGCGCAAACGGCGCGCCGGCTTGTCCCACTTGGGGCGGCCGGTGGTGGCGGCGGGCTCGTACACACCGACCAACTCGAGCGCGTTGAGCAGCTCCTTCGGCGTGGGGACGCGTGCGACGGCTTGCTCGGTGACGACTCCGTTGACCGGAGACTCGACGTGAATGGGAATGTCGATGGGGCGCGTCGGCGGTGAGAACACCGGCAGCGCGGAGCTGCTGTCCGGCTCGAGGAGGCCGATGTTGGGGATGGCGTCGATGTTCGGGATGTCCGCGATGCGCGGAATGCCGATGTTCGGCAGGTTGCCGAGGTTCACGTTGCCGACGGCGCGCGGAGGCACGACGGCGGCCGCTTGCGCAGGCGCCGGGGTCGGCGCCGGGCCCAGGCCGATGGGCGTATGGCGATCCCGCCCGACGGGGGAGGGCATCGCTTCGAAGCCGTGCGACGGGGGAGCGACGGCGGTCGCATCCATGCCATCGTTGAAGCCGGATATGAGCGGTAACTCGGGCGGGCGCGTCGGTGCCGCCGGTGATACCGGCGATGCGGGTGACGGTGGGGCGATGCCGCGCACCGTGGACGGTCCGCTGTTGGCGATGATCTGCGCGACGTCGCCGCGCGGCTCCGTCGGAGCATCGCGCACGGAGGTGTCCAATTCGGCCAGGGCCTCGAAGGGGTGCGCGCCTTCGCGCGCGGCGGGCGCGGTGCGTTCGACTTCCGCGGCGACCGCGCGCGTTCCCGCGGCGGTGTGCATCGGTTTGAACACGCGCGAGCGCTCGAGCCAGAGGCGCGTCTCCGAGTCGGACACCCCGAAGGCGACCGCGCGCTCGAAGACTTTCTCCGCGCGCTCGGCGTCGCCGCGCCGCAACAGCACTTCGCCGAGCACGCGGTAAATGCGGCCTTCGCGCGGTGCTTGCCGGCCTGCGCGCACGAGCAGGCTTTGCGCTTCCGCAAGCCGCAGGCCCCGCATGTACATGCGCGCGGCGGCCACGAGGCAGGGCACGCTCGTCGCGTGTTTGTCGCGCGCGAAGGCGCCGACCTCCATCATGAGCTCCGTGTGCTCACCCGCCCGCAAGGCGTCGCATAGCGCGATCGTCGCTTGCTCATCCGGGTTGCGCCTCCACAGAAGCGCGAGCTGGTCCACACGGCTCGGCATAACTCCGGAAAAGTATCACAAGCCGGGGCCATTCCGGCGCCACTGGAATGCAGTATGCGCTTTCTGGCGGCGGGGTGGCGCGCGGGGGCTTGGCGCAGGGCGGCACGGCGTTCGAATTGGGGCGGAACCTGACCTGATGGGCGGCTACGGACATCGCCATGATTCCCAGCCACGCGACGTTCGAAGGTACATGGCCGTATTCACCCCACTACAGCGAGGTGGCCGGTTTCCGGCAGCACTACGTCGACGAAGGCCCGCGCGATGCGGAGTACACCTTGGTGCTGCTGCATGGTGAGCCCACGTGGGGCTACCTGTGGAGGCATCTGATTGCACCCCTGGCCCGGAACCACCGGGTCGTGGTGCCGGATCACATGGGGTTCGGCAAGAGTGCGACGCCGTCGGGACGGAGGTACCTTGCCGGCGAGCACATCGACAATCTGGAAAAGCTGCTCGTCCGGGAGCTCGACGTGAAGAACGTTATCTTGGTGCTGCACGATTGGGGCGGGCCTATCGGCACTGGGTTTGCGCTGCGGTATCCCGATCGGGTGGCCGGCCTCTTCGCGACGAACACGGTGCTGCCGCTCGGGATGCCCGGCTACGACGACTTGATTCGGGCCAATTTCCTGGAAAGCGCCTGGTTCCGATGGGTGGCGGCGGCGGAGGCGAACGGTACCTTGGAGCAGGTGCTGGGGAATGCGGGGAGCACCGTTACGCATCTCATGTTGGCGCTGCAGACGATCCGGCGGCCCGAGGTCATGACTCCAACGTGGGTGCAGGCCTATGCGAGTCACTTCGTCGGGCGCGCGGAATGCGAGGGGGTGATCCGCTTTCCGCAGCAGCTCGTGGTGCCTGTCGATGGGGCGTTGCCTTTGGATGCCGAGGCGGTGGCCGCGGTGCGGAGCAAGCCTGCGATGCTCGCCGAGGGTATGGGTGATACTGCGCTGCTTCCGCGGTATGTCGTTCCGGCATTTCGCATGGCATATCCCGATGCGCCGGTGATCGAGCTTCCCGAGGCGGGGCACTTTCCGCAGGAGGACGCCCCGGGTACGTTGCTCGCGTTGCTTCAGCTTTTCCTTGCGGGCTGCGTTGCGGGGGCCGCAGCGCGTTGAGTAGGTGTCCGGGACAGGGGGGGGCTTGTCCGGGACAGGAGGGCATGCTCGTGCGAGAGGGAATTTCTGCGCGGCGCGCGAGGTTGCCGCCCGGCATCAACTTCGCAATGACCCCCGGCAAGTCCCGTGGCGGGTGCTCCGGACACCACGCCGTTGGGGCTGCAGACGATGGGTTAGCATTTGGTACAATCGGGAGCTAACAGCTCGCAGCGTGTCCCGTGAACGTCGGAATCCGGCTCCTGAGGGAGCCCCGAATAAGCGGGACCCAACACGCAGCGGGTGACGGGAAGCGCAGCGGGCGCCGACCGGTGGCGGAATTCCTAGTTGGGGAAGCTGCGTCGCGCGAAACTGATTGCATCCACCGGAACTTTCTTCTTCACCCCCTTTCGTCTGGCAAATAAAAGGTCGCCAGCAGCAGCATGTGTGAGATTGCGCGGAGCGCGATCACGCACCGGTTTGTGCAAGCCCCCCCGGCCGTCCACAGCGCACTACCCGCGCTGCCCGCTCGGGCGGTGGCGAAAGTGCTCCCGGTAATGGCTCGGAGCGGTGCCCACGGAGCGGAGGAAGGCGACGCGAAGGAGTTCGGCGCTCGAGTATCCGCAGGCCGCGGCCACTTCCTCGGTGCTGCGCTGCGTTTGCTCCAGAAGTCGCCGCGCGGCCTCGATGCGGAGTTGGTCGACGTAGTGCGCCGGTGTGGTTCCCAGTTCGCGCCGGAAGACGCGCGCGAAGTTGCGCGGGCTCATCGCTACCCGCGCGGCCAGTTTTTCGACCGACAAATCCGACGTGAGGTGCTCCGCCATCCACACCTGCAGGTCGCGTAGGGGCCGCAACTCGGTCCTTTGCGCCGCGAGGGCCACGCTGAACTGCGCCTGCCCTCCGGGACGGCGCAGGAAGAGAACGAGCGCGCGCGCAATCTGCAATGCGATTTCGCCGCCGTAGTCCTGCTCGACCAATTCGAGCGCCAAGTCCATGCCGGCACTCACGCCTGCAGACGTGTACACGTTGCCGTCCTGCGTCCAGATGGGGACGGGATCGACCTGGACGCGCGGGTACAGCTCGGCCAATCGCTTCGTGCGGCTCCAGTGGGTCGTGGCGCGTCGCCCATCGAGCAAGCCTGCCTCGGCCAGCAGGAACGCACCGCTGCAAATCGAACCAACGCGTCGTGCGCGCCGTGCCGTCGCGCGAAGCCAGCGCACCACGCCCGGGTCCCGGCATCGTTCCGCACCGACGCCCCCGGCGACGAGCAACGTGTCGACCTTGCCCTTCACGTCGGAATAGTGGGAATGCGCCACGAGCGCCACGCCCGCATCGCCCTCGATGGCACCCTTCTTGGGGCCCACCAAGGAAATGTCGTAGGCAAACTTTGGCGAAATGCGTCGGGCCGCGCCAAAGACGGTGACCGGCCCGATGACATCGAGCTCCTCGACGGGCGGGATCGCCAGGACCACCACCGACCGCGAAGGCCTTTTGGCAGGAATCATGGGATCGTTGTCATAGCAGACAGATCGGGACGGAGGCACTTTTGGCGAGCACGAAAGGAGTGCTCTCATGATCCTTCCCAATCGAATCGCCGGCGTGCGCATCCCGGACAGCCAGCTTGCACGCGAGGCCACGGAATTGGCGCACGCCTGCTCCGAGCCCACGATCTTCAACCATGTCGTACGCACGTACGTCTTCGCCGAGCTGGCCGCGCAGAAACTCGACGTCCGCCACGACCTCGAGGTGCTGTACGTCGCGTCGGTGCTCCACGATTTGGGACTCACCGAGCGCTTCGCCGCGGACGAGCGCTTCGAAGTCGACGGCGCCGACGCCGCGCGCACGTTTCTCTTGGAGCGCGGCGTCGATGTTGCGAGGACCGCCCTCATTTGGGACGCCATTGCACTGCACACCACCGTCGGCATCGCTGACCGCAAAGAGCCCGAGGTGGCTCTGGTTCATCTGGGAACGCAGCTCGACGTTGTCGGCGTAACCGTGAAGTCCTCGCAGATGCACGTGCGCGATCTGCCGAGCGAGGCTCTCGAGGAAATCCTCACCGTGTTGCCGCGCCTCGGCATTCAGCAGGCATTGGGCGATGCCGTGGGGCGGCTTCTGGTGAAGAAGCCGCACACGGCCTATTTCACATTTGCGACGGACATCGCCCGGCGCCACGTGCCCAATTTTCGCGAGCCGAGTTATTATGAATCACTGAAGATGGGGTGTTTTCGCGATTGACGCCCCGAAGCTACTTCGGTTTCACTGCGCAGAGGCCGTCCGCGTTCAAGTGGCCCATGGTGCGCTCGTTGTAGCTGAGGAACTCGGAAAGGCTCTGCAGCCCGACGTTGTCTTCGAAGGTGACGTTGCCCTTGGGGAGAGAATACGCGGCGGTATCGACGCACGATCGCCAGGGAAGGGGAGCGCCCTTTCCGTCCACCACGGGGTTGATCGCGCGGCCCTCGAAGTCCTGCAAGGTCGCCGTCGGCACGCCCGCGGAGATCTGGCCCACGAAGCGCGCCGCAATGTGATCGAAGTGCAGTGGCGAATCGTGCAAGGTGGAATCCCAGAAGACGTGGTCCGTGTGGAGCGTCAGCTGCGCCGTCACCGGTTTGTTGTCGACGACCTGGACGCCGCGCTGATGTTCCTCACCGGCGAATGGCGTGCCCGTGTTGTCCGGGTTTTGGCAATTGACGTACGTCGCCGACGTCTTGAACCCGAATCGGAACTTTACCGTCTTGGGCAGCTGCCCGAAGTCGTATTTCGGATCGGACGACGTGCACGTGTCGCCGCCTTTGAACGTGGCCGTACCCACGAACAAAGTCGTATATCCATTCGTGACCATGTCGCCGTAATCGGTCTTGGCCGCATCGTCGAGATTCAATTGTGTCGCGGTAGCCGACGCGGTCACGACATCGAAGCCGAAGGCATACCGGTCCGTGTTGCTGAAGTTCGCGCCGCCATTCCTATTCTGATTCGCGAGCTCACCAATGAGTACGGCCGTCTCGCCGTTGCCGCCTTTGCCTTCGAGCGTTCCCTGCTTGTGCAGGTCCACGGCCCACGGCCCATTGAGTTCCGCGACCAGATTGTCCGTCTGTGATTGGTCCGTGGGTGCCTTGTCGGGATTTCGCGACAGCGTAATCTTGTCCACCGTGGTCAGCACCCGATCGAATTCGAGTGCCCAACCATCGACAAACACAGGTTCGCCTGCCGGAAAGCTGTAACCTGTGTAGGCGAGCGCTTCGCCCGAGATGCTGAACTGGATCTTCCCGCCCGGTTTGCCCGACGTGTTGTCATCGTCGGACGAGCAGGCGGCGACGCCGAGCGCGCCGATCGTAAGCAGTGCCAGCGGGAGCACGGATCGCTTGATCATTT encodes:
- a CDS encoding alpha/beta fold hydrolase; this encodes MIPSHATFEGTWPYSPHYSEVAGFRQHYVDEGPRDAEYTLVLLHGEPTWGYLWRHLIAPLARNHRVVVPDHMGFGKSATPSGRRYLAGEHIDNLEKLLVRELDVKNVILVLHDWGGPIGTGFALRYPDRVAGLFATNTVLPLGMPGYDDLIRANFLESAWFRWVAAAEANGTLEQVLGNAGSTVTHLMLALQTIRRPEVMTPTWVQAYASHFVGRAECEGVIRFPQQLVVPVDGALPLDAEAVAAVRSKPAMLAEGMGDTALLPRYVVPAFRMAYPDAPVIELPEAGHFPQEDAPGTLLALLQLFLAGCVAGAAAR
- a CDS encoding GlxA family transcriptional regulator, translating into MIPAKRPSRSVVVLAIPPVEELDVIGPVTVFGAARRISPKFAYDISLVGPKKGAIEGDAGVALVAHSHYSDVKGKVDTLLVAGGVGAERCRDPGVVRWLRATARRARRVGSICSGAFLLAEAGLLDGRRATTHWSRTKRLAELYPRVQVDPVPIWTQDGNVYTSAGVSAGMDLALELVEQDYGGEIALQIARALVLFLRRPGGQAQFSVALAAQRTELRPLRDLQVWMAEHLTSDLSVEKLAARVAMSPRNFARVFRRELGTTPAHYVDQLRIEAARRLLEQTQRSTEEVAAACGYSSAELLRVAFLRSVGTAPSHYREHFRHRPSGQRG
- a CDS encoding HD domain-containing protein, whose amino-acid sequence is MILPNRIAGVRIPDSQLAREATELAHACSEPTIFNHVVRTYVFAELAAQKLDVRHDLEVLYVASVLHDLGLTERFAADERFEVDGADAARTFLLERGVDVARTALIWDAIALHTTVGIADRKEPEVALVHLGTQLDVVGVTVKSSQMHVRDLPSEALEEILTVLPRLGIQQALGDAVGRLLVKKPHTAYFTFATDIARRHVPNFREPSYYESLKMGCFRD